A region from the Phycisphaerales bacterium genome encodes:
- a CDS encoding glycosyltransferase family 2 protein, protein MARTLVAIPVYNEAKYVRRVLDRVLSFAQHVLVIDDGSTDDTPHYLADAPVDMIRHVRNRGYGRAMRDSFRWAIQEGYDWLITMDCDEQHEPESIPHFIKAAAQLDVDVISGSRYMGHDAAGHDASAAPADRRAINRTITREINDRFAGRLGATITDAFCGFKAYRVETLRSLRPSVSGYAFPMQFWAQAAARGLRVAELPVSLIYNDPNRTFGEVLDNPEIRLAHYRQVMHREICRQADHLPQEALAGLDICGTRAMRHLGASAMADEKA, encoded by the coding sequence ATGGCACGAACGCTGGTCGCTATTCCGGTCTACAACGAGGCGAAGTATGTCCGGCGCGTGCTTGATCGCGTGCTCTCCTTTGCCCAGCATGTCCTGGTGATCGACGACGGCTCGACCGACGACACCCCCCACTACCTCGCCGACGCCCCGGTGGACATGATCCGGCACGTGCGGAATCGCGGGTATGGGCGGGCGATGCGCGACTCGTTCCGATGGGCGATCCAAGAGGGGTACGACTGGCTGATCACGATGGACTGCGACGAGCAGCACGAGCCCGAGTCGATCCCGCACTTCATCAAGGCCGCGGCTCAACTCGACGTGGATGTCATCAGTGGCTCGCGGTACATGGGCCATGACGCCGCCGGACACGACGCGTCGGCCGCGCCCGCGGATCGGCGAGCGATCAATCGGACCATCACCAGAGAGATCAACGACCGATTCGCGGGGCGTCTGGGCGCGACGATCACCGATGCGTTCTGCGGATTCAAGGCGTACCGCGTCGAGACGCTGCGGTCGCTCCGCCCGTCCGTGAGCGGATATGCGTTCCCGATGCAGTTCTGGGCGCAGGCGGCGGCCCGGGGGCTCCGCGTCGCGGAACTCCCGGTGAGTCTCATCTACAACGACCCGAACCGGACGTTTGGCGAGGTGCTGGATAATCCGGAGATTCGGCTGGCGCACTATCGCCAGGTGATGCACCGCGAGATCTGTCGCCAGGCCGACCACCTGCCGCAAGAGGCTCTCGCGGGTCTTGATATCTGCGGGACGCGGGCGATGCGTCACCTCGGCGCGTCGGCGATGGCGGACGAGAAGGCCTGA
- the ugpC gene encoding sn-glycerol-3-phosphate ABC transporter ATP-binding protein UgpC yields the protein MASVALSSVRKTYPGGFEAVRGVSLNIPDGEFVVLVGPSGCGKSTTLRMVAGLEDITDGTVSIGDRVVNQVHPKDRDIAMVFQNYALYPHMTVRANMAFALKLRGTPKAEIETRVRDAARLLGIEELLDRKPKALSGGQRQRVALGRAIVRSPRAFLFDEPLSNLDAKLRVTTRAELKSLHQRLKTTTIYVTHDQEEAMTLGDRIVVMSAGVIQQAAPPLEVYRHPANRFVAGFVGTPPMNFLEGVLEASGDDVAFREDGSGGLVVTLTREQSAKVRNRARQRVVLGIRPQHLIDRPPTTMPSGAFKVRVVEPLGDTMDLTCVSPGGKQVVARVPASVTHSSGETATLGVDAALVHVFEPGEYGANLTLGVQTRA from the coding sequence ATGGCGAGCGTGGCTCTTTCTTCTGTCCGCAAGACCTATCCGGGTGGTTTCGAGGCCGTCAGGGGCGTGTCACTGAACATCCCCGATGGTGAGTTTGTGGTGCTGGTCGGCCCTTCGGGGTGTGGCAAGAGCACGACCCTGCGCATGGTCGCGGGGCTGGAGGACATCACCGACGGGACGGTCTCCATCGGCGACCGCGTGGTGAACCAGGTCCACCCCAAGGACCGCGACATCGCGATGGTCTTCCAGAACTATGCGCTGTATCCGCACATGACCGTGCGGGCGAACATGGCCTTTGCGCTCAAACTCCGCGGGACGCCCAAGGCCGAGATCGAGACTCGCGTGCGAGACGCCGCGAGGCTGCTGGGGATCGAGGAACTCCTGGATCGCAAGCCGAAGGCTCTGTCGGGCGGGCAGCGCCAGCGAGTGGCCCTTGGGCGGGCGATCGTGCGCAGCCCGCGGGCGTTCCTGTTTGACGAGCCGCTCTCGAACCTCGACGCGAAACTCCGCGTGACGACACGGGCGGAACTCAAGAGCCTCCACCAGCGCCTGAAGACCACGACGATCTATGTCACGCACGACCAGGAAGAGGCGATGACGCTGGGGGACCGGATCGTGGTGATGTCGGCGGGGGTGATCCAACAGGCCGCCCCGCCGCTGGAGGTCTATCGCCACCCGGCGAACCGGTTCGTCGCGGGGTTTGTGGGGACGCCACCGATGAACTTTCTGGAGGGCGTGCTGGAGGCGTCGGGCGATGACGTGGCATTCCGCGAGGACGGCTCGGGTGGACTCGTCGTCACGCTCACGCGTGAGCAGAGCGCCAAAGTTCGCAACCGTGCCCGGCAGCGAGTCGTTCTTGGAATTCGGCCTCAGCATCTCATCGACCGGCCGCCGACGACGATGCCGAGCGGGGCCTTCAAGGTTCGCGTGGTTGAGCCGCTGGGCGACACGATGGATCTGACGTGCGTCTCACCCGGTGGGAAACAAGTCGTGGCGCGGGTCCCGGCGAGCGTGACGCATTCGTCGGGGGAGACGGCGACGCTTGGCGTTGATGCCGCGTTGGTCCATGTCTTTGAGCCTGGGGAATATGGCGCGAATCTCACGCTGGGCGTGCAGACTCGGGCGTAG
- a CDS encoding endonuclease/exonuclease/phosphatase family protein, giving the protein MNTHHATRTTGRAWGLYGVGLGLLAAALLGGCGSGRPSGGSEGTVISRVSSNVPLLDGDITDWPSDKVLAADANYVYFRFTVQDREFTLQRAPQSVVMFIDADGSASTGLRMGEPELTDLGIDLQIEFSPRTQDGVGVQVFEVRSDGSRSPIGANDAGVEFSPTYASVWYEGRIRRNARVLAELPEGGMRSVGRAGAFFATLTPESTLDQYSDPSYVDLPRASATFESVRRDVRIPPQAANSVRVVSWNVLRSSPMSKPDVFKRMFDALNPDIILVQEWEVTDAQTLLDYFQRNTPLASGWHVFSTETDMGHGGGVAVISRYPLAGGPALLTTAPNSQAGRSADVRFISAVVSGTPCGEILVGSTHLKSGGSKGSPEDLRRMAEAEAINTAWKEFAAAGRAPKGRVIAGDMNLVGSRPPLEILATGLDADGSELSMANAKVLGDNTLSTWYHKAESFTPGRLDYVLFSDSSLMVADSFVLDTRRLSDAALMGIGLDVSDSDVSDHMPVVVDFVNRR; this is encoded by the coding sequence ATGAACACGCACCACGCGACGCGGACGACGGGCAGGGCTTGGGGTCTCTATGGAGTGGGCTTGGGGCTGCTGGCGGCCGCGCTCCTTGGGGGGTGCGGATCGGGCCGCCCGAGCGGGGGTTCGGAAGGGACGGTGATCTCCCGCGTTTCGTCGAATGTGCCACTTCTTGATGGCGACATCACGGACTGGCCGAGCGACAAGGTGCTGGCCGCCGATGCGAACTACGTGTACTTCCGATTCACGGTGCAGGATCGTGAGTTCACGCTGCAGCGGGCGCCGCAGTCGGTGGTGATGTTCATTGACGCCGACGGGAGCGCCTCGACAGGCCTGCGGATGGGCGAGCCCGAGTTGACCGATCTGGGGATCGATCTGCAGATCGAGTTCTCGCCTCGCACGCAGGATGGCGTGGGTGTGCAGGTCTTCGAGGTTCGGTCGGACGGCTCGCGGTCGCCGATCGGTGCCAATGACGCGGGGGTGGAGTTCTCGCCGACGTACGCATCGGTGTGGTATGAGGGCCGGATTCGGCGGAACGCGCGCGTGCTGGCGGAACTGCCCGAGGGTGGGATGCGGTCGGTCGGTCGCGCGGGGGCCTTCTTCGCGACGCTGACGCCGGAATCGACGCTCGATCAGTACTCGGATCCCTCGTACGTGGATCTTCCGCGGGCGAGCGCGACGTTCGAGTCGGTCCGGCGCGACGTGCGGATCCCGCCCCAGGCGGCCAACAGCGTGCGGGTCGTGTCATGGAACGTGCTGCGTTCCTCGCCCATGTCCAAGCCCGATGTCTTCAAGCGGATGTTCGATGCGCTCAACCCCGACATCATCCTCGTGCAGGAATGGGAGGTCACCGACGCTCAGACGCTGCTCGACTACTTCCAGCGCAACACCCCGCTCGCGAGCGGTTGGCACGTTTTCTCCACGGAGACGGACATGGGGCATGGTGGAGGAGTGGCGGTGATCAGCCGGTATCCCCTCGCGGGCGGGCCGGCGCTCCTGACGACGGCTCCCAACAGCCAGGCCGGGCGCTCCGCCGACGTGCGGTTTATCAGTGCCGTCGTCTCGGGGACGCCGTGCGGCGAGATCCTGGTGGGGAGCACGCACCTCAAGAGCGGCGGGAGCAAGGGGAGCCCCGAGGATCTTCGACGCATGGCCGAGGCGGAGGCGATCAACACGGCGTGGAAGGAGTTTGCCGCCGCAGGAAGGGCTCCCAAGGGTCGTGTGATCGCGGGCGACATGAACCTGGTCGGCTCGCGGCCGCCGCTCGAGATTCTGGCCACGGGCCTTGATGCCGACGGGAGCGAGTTGTCGATGGCGAACGCGAAGGTGCTTGGGGACAACACGCTCTCGACGTGGTACCACAAGGCGGAGTCGTTCACGCCCGGGCGGCTGGATTATGTGTTGTTCTCGGACTCGAGCCTGATGGTGGCCGACTCGTTCGTGCTGGACACGCGGCGGCTGTCGGATGCGGCCCTGATGGGCATCGGTCTGGACGTGTCGGACTCGGACGTGAGCGATCACATGCCCGTCGTCGTGGACTTTGTGAACCGGCGGTAG
- a CDS encoding UvrD-helicase domain-containing protein — MSVTPGKLNGGANGETGDARARVPLERPPRLRTILASAGSGKTHELTSAYLRLLVHGVPPTRILAATFARRAAGEILDRLLKRLGEGAANDTQARTLGAAIGVNGLTAAECLSTLRVFTRSIHTAFVGTLDSFFHRFASSCALDLDLPLTWSIADEETDRELRRVALLDSLEAADVIEQAQVIRTLHGQYAKREIVSSLERSVAATYDVSRDVADGAWETIPPPGEAEWGIAERSAAAIREEMLAKNKDGSPNKIYVNALARLREHVTNRTAKAIITVGFGKPIVESISSGAETIMFSGSPLREDLLSALWPIVEQARNDLLTRHIRGGLALHDILKDFGAHYTRLKLARGLVKFDDVPRALSRALSHLKIDDAYYRLDGRIDHVLLDEFQDTSMDQYRLFGPILDEIIGGGEGARAGESAMGRSVLLVGDPKQSLYQWRGAEPRLLPMLAERGVAEPRDTSFRSDPAVLDAVNEVFLNLHDGLGDGFDDVASAWSSMYREHRKDPKATRQEAVGFAALHETVGPSDEGSEANVSDTKEDRRAECAASAALLVERLMAEQPGWTIGVLVRDHKGLFAVMRALRKRGIPASQEGGNPLTDAPIVRAAMSALTFADSPSDGVAYYHAMHSPARSLLGIEDEFPSRTRVRRAASRLRFRLATEGYDSVLAAWARSIEGELDAWSRRRLSQLVEVAERFGPEAGERPRRFVDRVERHGVESPQPERVRVMTVHASKGLEFDAVVLPTLMESLVGRSPQVLVHAPDPMKPAAWAGRYPSAEVKACHPMLDEAWRAWRARCVHEQLCVLYVAMTRARQRLDMIVPASVERTTKPRSESSAAPTFERVLRGTLFCQGASGGMTDVTHDELRLRTVWAIGTAPPASTSPVEREVEVKTPVRISLVPASRRVVRVSATREVEIGAGVSRHRPQLDDGVARARGLVAHAWFELIEWLEGEGPTDAALRARWEELASEVPSLATLDYSKEAGLFRAAIGADEVRALLVRPELPTRVLREQSFAFTESGEDGSRVLRTGRIDRLVLHLDASGKTTRAEVIDFKTEAQATDRAGAHSAAETHRPQVEVYREAAARLATLARSRVEARVVFISQGWVEPLS; from the coding sequence ATGAGCGTGACTCCGGGGAAGTTGAACGGCGGCGCGAACGGCGAGACGGGCGACGCTCGCGCGCGAGTGCCGCTCGAGCGTCCGCCCAGGCTGCGGACGATTCTGGCTTCGGCGGGTTCGGGGAAGACGCACGAGTTGACGAGCGCGTATCTGCGGTTGCTCGTGCATGGCGTGCCGCCGACGCGGATTCTGGCGGCGACGTTCGCCCGGCGAGCGGCGGGTGAGATTCTTGATCGGCTGCTGAAGCGATTGGGTGAGGGGGCGGCGAATGACACGCAGGCGCGAACGCTGGGAGCAGCGATCGGCGTGAACGGCCTGACGGCGGCGGAGTGCCTCTCGACACTGCGCGTGTTCACGCGATCGATCCACACGGCGTTTGTTGGTACTTTGGATTCGTTCTTCCATCGGTTTGCGTCATCGTGTGCGCTCGACCTGGACCTGCCGCTGACGTGGTCGATCGCGGACGAGGAGACGGACCGGGAGCTGCGGCGGGTGGCGTTGCTGGATTCGCTCGAGGCCGCAGACGTGATCGAGCAGGCGCAGGTGATTCGGACGTTGCATGGGCAGTACGCGAAGCGAGAGATCGTTTCGTCGCTCGAGCGGTCGGTCGCCGCGACGTATGACGTGTCGCGGGATGTGGCGGATGGGGCGTGGGAGACGATTCCGCCGCCGGGCGAGGCGGAATGGGGGATCGCGGAGAGGAGCGCTGCCGCGATTCGTGAGGAGATGCTGGCGAAGAACAAGGACGGCTCGCCGAACAAGATCTACGTCAATGCGCTCGCTCGGCTTCGCGAGCACGTCACAAATCGAACCGCGAAGGCGATCATCACTGTTGGATTCGGCAAGCCGATTGTGGAGAGCATTTCGAGCGGCGCCGAGACGATCATGTTCTCCGGAAGTCCGCTCCGCGAAGACCTGCTCTCGGCACTCTGGCCAATCGTCGAGCAGGCGAGGAACGACCTGCTCACACGTCATATTCGTGGCGGGTTGGCGCTGCATGACATTCTCAAGGACTTTGGTGCGCACTACACGCGCTTGAAGCTCGCGCGGGGGCTGGTGAAGTTTGATGACGTGCCACGGGCGCTGTCGAGGGCGCTCAGTCACTTGAAGATCGACGATGCGTACTACCGGCTTGACGGGCGGATCGATCATGTTCTGCTCGACGAGTTCCAGGACACGTCGATGGACCAGTACCGGTTGTTCGGGCCGATCCTGGACGAGATCATCGGTGGGGGTGAGGGGGCGCGGGCGGGCGAGTCGGCGATGGGGCGGAGCGTGCTGCTGGTGGGCGATCCGAAGCAGAGTTTGTATCAGTGGCGCGGGGCCGAGCCGCGGCTGCTCCCGATGCTGGCGGAGCGCGGCGTCGCGGAGCCTCGGGACACGAGTTTCCGGAGTGATCCGGCGGTGCTCGACGCGGTGAACGAGGTGTTCCTGAACTTGCACGACGGATTGGGGGATGGGTTTGACGATGTGGCCTCGGCGTGGTCGTCGATGTATCGGGAGCATCGCAAGGACCCGAAGGCAACGCGGCAGGAGGCCGTGGGGTTTGCCGCGTTGCATGAAACCGTTGGCCCGTCGGACGAGGGTAGTGAGGCGAACGTGAGCGATACGAAGGAGGATCGGCGCGCGGAGTGTGCGGCGAGTGCGGCGTTGTTGGTCGAACGGCTCATGGCCGAGCAGCCGGGATGGACGATCGGCGTGCTCGTACGCGACCACAAGGGATTGTTCGCGGTGATGCGGGCGCTGCGGAAACGGGGCATTCCGGCGAGCCAGGAGGGGGGTAATCCGCTGACCGATGCGCCGATCGTGCGGGCGGCGATGAGCGCCTTGACGTTTGCGGATTCGCCGAGCGACGGTGTGGCGTATTACCACGCGATGCACTCGCCGGCACGGTCACTCTTGGGGATCGAGGACGAGTTCCCAAGCCGGACGCGTGTGCGGCGGGCGGCGTCTCGGCTTCGGTTCCGACTGGCGACCGAGGGGTATGACAGCGTGCTCGCCGCGTGGGCTCGATCGATTGAAGGTGAACTCGACGCGTGGAGCCGTCGGCGGTTGTCGCAGTTGGTGGAGGTGGCGGAGCGATTCGGGCCTGAGGCCGGGGAGAGGCCCCGGCGATTTGTCGATCGTGTGGAGCGGCATGGGGTGGAGTCGCCACAGCCCGAGCGGGTCAGGGTGATGACGGTGCACGCGAGCAAGGGGCTGGAGTTCGATGCCGTGGTGCTGCCGACGCTGATGGAGAGCCTGGTGGGAAGGTCACCACAGGTCTTGGTGCACGCTCCGGATCCGATGAAGCCAGCGGCGTGGGCGGGGCGGTATCCGAGCGCGGAGGTGAAGGCGTGCCATCCGATGCTGGATGAGGCGTGGCGGGCGTGGCGAGCGCGGTGTGTGCATGAGCAGTTGTGCGTGCTGTATGTGGCGATGACGCGAGCGAGGCAGCGGCTGGACATGATCGTGCCGGCGTCGGTTGAGCGCACCACGAAGCCGAGGTCGGAATCGAGTGCGGCGCCGACGTTTGAGCGGGTGCTGCGGGGCACGCTCTTTTGTCAGGGGGCATCGGGAGGCATGACCGACGTGACGCATGACGAGTTGCGTCTTCGGACGGTGTGGGCAATCGGCACGGCACCGCCCGCGAGCACGAGCCCGGTCGAGCGCGAGGTGGAGGTCAAGACACCCGTGCGAATCTCGCTTGTGCCCGCGTCACGGCGAGTCGTGCGTGTGAGCGCGACGCGCGAGGTGGAGATCGGTGCGGGCGTGAGTCGCCACCGACCCCAGCTGGACGATGGCGTGGCGCGGGCCCGGGGGCTTGTCGCCCACGCGTGGTTCGAACTCATCGAGTGGCTGGAGGGCGAGGGGCCGACGGACGCGGCGCTCCGCGCCCGCTGGGAGGAACTCGCCTCGGAGGTGCCCTCTCTCGCGACGCTGGACTATTCGAAAGAAGCCGGCCTCTTCCGCGCGGCGATCGGTGCGGACGAGGTTCGGGCGCTGCTCGTGCGGCCCGAGTTGCCGACGAGAGTGCTCCGTGAGCAGTCGTTCGCGTTCACCGAGTCGGGCGAGGATGGCTCGCGCGTGCTGCGGACGGGGCGCATCGACCGGCTGGTGCTCCATCTTGACGCCTCCGGCAAGACCACACGGGCGGAGGTCATCGACTTCAAGACCGAGGCGCAGGCAACGGACCGGGCGGGCGCTCATTCGGCGGCCGAGACCCATCGACCCCAGGTCGAGGTGTATAGAGAAGCGGCGGCGAGACTCGCAACTCTTGCGCGTTCGAGGGTGGAGGCCCGGGTGGTCTTCATAAGCCAGGGGTGGGTCGAACCGCTTTCGTGA
- a CDS encoding PD-(D/E)XK nuclease family protein — MRIERVFLGWDGPLLPRAAAWLRERFHGEVSLGDVIVVIPGARAGRRLVVVLAEGAGEGVCVPPRVVQPRALVSLLRLRDPVRRVASEAERLLAWARAIDEERGRFDALPALESGRSTLMGRLGLARSFESLRGTIARSGIVEGSCFERAGAVASEIHPGDEERWGTLERLEVRTRSILSKRSLGFEEDVLPRLRESDRRPSAVVLLGVPELDGLSRAAILVMLEAKVPVVSLVGAPESDHSLFDEYGCVDAAHAQGWTERAIDLSRDGEDPVRVVKDQGEQAEGVLDTIDSLAGEAASSGIDLAADDVVVCAPSPEGSRHLEIEGVSRGVAFHDAAGVRLAHTLPVRLLEGLAAYAQSPTLEHLSSLVRHPDMERWLSNRLGSPGVDARGGTEMWLEALDRAVSRRPSVRIEARELAAEATDATRSDAVVLRALFRCVQDLVDVVMGSSPGGDGGGCNDVAGRMLVDEGNTSGTLGPRGGVEHSVRVSRETSATTTTIREWARRVWRVLGVVYASGYGREVHEDSHREISNDFADVTRAALDSIRGACEELVGIEEETNPTSAPRVGVAEGFGVALSLVRDRVVAEESTRESVDMIGWLELALDDAPTAIVLDLSEGVVPTRVAAHPLLPGRVRTRLGLETDESRAARDAYLLQWVARSRRLVRVFVPRRSARADAVTPSRLFFRGDDETLLRRVGLWTRDGSERSRPVVVGDGSRGVEARFEPVDVGVFRVPVTAFKDYLLSPRYFYYKHILGLREREEEGWEIGALGFGTMIHGAIEAISMMTEGDSLFEDRVGDALNAGLERWVRTHIGGHVPRHVELQLQAARQRLLAVAAWQAREAQAGWRVMHSEWKGVGDVLTRFEVEYLDRERGATPQSLLVTGRIDRVDVHAETGDIRVIDFKTGDKATTADSAHYKRMRGWIDLQLPLYVRGVAALYPKATIKAGYVCIPASVGGEDGDAVAFTPATWEKSSLAEAQARAQEIAQAMVNGEFEEEGDVPTHAGASLVRLLGMFDRDDTDEVDE; from the coding sequence GTGCGAATCGAGCGTGTGTTTCTGGGCTGGGACGGGCCGCTGCTTCCGCGGGCGGCGGCGTGGCTGCGCGAGCGATTCCATGGCGAGGTCTCGCTGGGGGATGTGATCGTCGTGATTCCCGGAGCCCGCGCGGGACGGCGGTTGGTGGTGGTGCTGGCCGAGGGGGCGGGAGAGGGTGTGTGCGTGCCGCCACGAGTGGTGCAGCCACGGGCGTTGGTGTCGCTTCTGCGTTTACGGGATCCGGTGAGACGTGTGGCGAGCGAGGCCGAGCGTTTGCTCGCGTGGGCGCGAGCGATCGACGAGGAGCGGGGCAGATTCGACGCGCTGCCGGCGTTGGAGTCGGGACGATCGACGCTGATGGGGCGATTGGGGTTGGCCAGGTCGTTCGAGTCGCTGCGCGGGACGATCGCACGATCGGGGATTGTGGAAGGGTCGTGCTTTGAACGCGCGGGCGCGGTCGCAAGCGAGATCCATCCCGGCGACGAGGAACGCTGGGGCACGCTCGAGCGGCTCGAGGTGAGGACACGATCGATTCTGTCGAAACGATCGTTGGGTTTTGAGGAGGACGTTCTGCCACGCCTGCGTGAGTCGGACCGGCGACCATCGGCGGTCGTGCTGCTCGGTGTCCCCGAACTCGACGGGCTCTCGCGGGCGGCGATTCTCGTGATGCTCGAGGCGAAGGTGCCCGTCGTGTCGCTTGTGGGTGCGCCGGAGAGCGATCATTCTCTCTTTGATGAGTATGGATGCGTTGACGCGGCTCACGCCCAAGGCTGGACGGAGCGTGCGATCGATCTGTCGCGTGATGGCGAAGATCCGGTGCGGGTCGTGAAGGATCAGGGCGAGCAGGCCGAGGGGGTGCTCGATACGATCGACTCGCTCGCGGGGGAGGCGGCGTCGAGCGGAATCGATCTGGCCGCAGATGATGTGGTCGTGTGTGCACCCTCGCCCGAGGGATCGCGGCACCTGGAGATCGAAGGGGTTTCGCGGGGCGTGGCGTTCCATGATGCCGCGGGTGTGCGTCTTGCGCACACGCTTCCGGTTCGTCTGCTCGAGGGTCTGGCGGCGTATGCACAGTCGCCGACGCTGGAGCACCTCTCGTCGCTCGTGCGCCATCCCGACATGGAGCGGTGGCTCTCGAATCGGCTGGGATCGCCGGGTGTTGATGCACGCGGCGGAACGGAGATGTGGCTGGAGGCGCTGGACAGGGCGGTGAGCCGGCGGCCATCGGTGCGGATCGAGGCACGCGAGTTGGCGGCAGAGGCGACCGACGCGACACGGAGCGACGCGGTGGTGCTCCGTGCCCTGTTCCGGTGTGTTCAGGATCTTGTGGATGTGGTGATGGGGTCGTCGCCAGGCGGCGACGGTGGCGGATGCAACGACGTAGCGGGGAGGATGCTTGTCGATGAGGGAAACACAAGCGGGACGCTTGGGCCACGAGGTGGGGTAGAGCACTCTGTGCGAGTTTCGAGGGAGACGTCTGCAACGACGACCACGATTAGAGAATGGGCGCGGCGGGTGTGGCGCGTGCTGGGTGTGGTGTATGCGTCGGGCTATGGGCGTGAGGTGCACGAGGACAGTCATCGAGAGATCAGCAATGACTTTGCTGACGTGACGCGTGCGGCGTTGGATTCGATTCGTGGGGCGTGCGAGGAACTCGTGGGCATTGAGGAAGAGACCAACCCGACGAGTGCGCCGCGTGTGGGCGTGGCCGAGGGATTCGGTGTAGCGCTGTCGCTGGTGCGTGATCGCGTGGTGGCCGAGGAGTCCACTCGTGAGAGCGTGGACATGATCGGGTGGCTGGAGTTGGCGCTCGACGATGCTCCGACGGCGATCGTGCTGGACCTGAGCGAGGGCGTGGTGCCCACGAGAGTCGCGGCGCATCCGCTGCTTCCGGGGCGGGTGCGCACGCGACTCGGTCTGGAGACGGACGAGAGCCGGGCGGCGCGTGACGCGTATCTGCTTCAGTGGGTGGCGCGTTCGAGGCGACTGGTTCGCGTCTTTGTGCCCCGGAGGTCGGCCCGGGCGGACGCGGTGACGCCGAGCCGGTTGTTCTTTCGTGGCGATGACGAGACGCTGCTCCGGCGGGTGGGCCTGTGGACGAGGGACGGGAGCGAGCGATCGCGCCCGGTGGTCGTGGGCGACGGGTCGCGAGGGGTCGAGGCGCGATTCGAACCGGTCGACGTCGGCGTGTTCCGTGTCCCTGTGACGGCGTTCAAGGACTATCTCCTCTCGCCCCGGTACTTTTATTACAAGCACATCCTGGGGCTTCGCGAGCGGGAGGAGGAAGGGTGGGAGATCGGCGCGCTCGGGTTTGGAACGATGATCCACGGGGCGATCGAGGCGATCTCGATGATGACGGAGGGCGACAGCCTCTTCGAGGATCGTGTGGGAGACGCGCTCAACGCGGGGCTGGAGCGCTGGGTTCGCACGCACATTGGTGGCCACGTGCCCCGGCATGTGGAGTTGCAACTTCAGGCGGCGCGGCAGCGGCTTCTGGCGGTGGCGGCGTGGCAGGCGCGCGAGGCGCAGGCGGGGTGGCGCGTGATGCATAGCGAGTGGAAGGGTGTTGGCGACGTGCTCACGAGGTTTGAGGTGGAGTATCTCGACCGGGAGCGCGGGGCGACGCCTCAATCTTTGCTCGTGACGGGGCGGATCGATCGCGTGGATGTTCATGCCGAGACGGGCGACATTCGCGTCATCGACTTCAAGACCGGCGACAAGGCGACGACGGCAGACAGCGCCCATTACAAACGCATGCGGGGATGGATCGATTTGCAACTGCCGCTGTATGTCCGCGGCGTGGCGGCGCTGTATCCGAAGGCGACGATCAAGGCGGGGTATGTGTGCATCCCGGCGAGCGTTGGGGGCGAGGATGGTGACGCGGTGGCGTTCACGCCCGCGACGTGGGAGAAATCGTCGCTTGCGGAGGCGCAGGCGCGAGCGCAGGAGATCGCGCAGGCGATGGTGAATGGGGAGTTTGAGGAGGAGGGCGACGTGCCGACGCACGCTGGGGCGTCGCTGGTGCGGCTGCTGGGGATGTTCGATCGTGATGACACCGATGAGGTGGACGAATGA